From Bombina bombina isolate aBomBom1 chromosome 1, aBomBom1.pri, whole genome shotgun sequence:
CCATTTCTTTTTTCAGTTTTAAAGTTGAATcccaataaaatgtttaactaatgaaaaatataacaaaatggtaatatttattattttgtttgtgtttgttgataaccctttcctgacggggttaaagtgtctacattggaacaactgttccatgtagacaaattgaaatcacgcgatcgtgcacacgatcgcaagatttcaattattggatcaggtCTGAGGGGCGTCTCtataaccctaggaatgccctccagaccgcaatcaaatctgagaagcacagtaggcttcaggacagccgttagctatgacatttatattccgtcataacggctttaaagtccAGTGTAataacggaatagaacggcatcctatattataaaaggccaagtgtgtttgtctgaagccgtcatgcgcagtagagactgcgcgcggacaaacacacctggccttcagctgcagagtagtgcgcactgcggaagctgcctggtgggggcgtgaccggcgccgggcgtgccgtgatgggggcgtggccggcgggcatGGCGGGCGTGACGAGGGGGTGTGACCGGCGGGCGTGATGAGGGGGCGTGGCCTCatgggaggggcgtggccggcaggAGAGACCAAAAcacaggaaggaaggaaagaatttagaaagaaagcgagcagaagaggggggaagagcaaaaaagggagagagagcgcaagagagtgggagagaaagagggggagagagagggagagagagctcaaaagagaggggggagagagagagctcaaaagagaggggggagagagagcttaaaagagaggtgggagagagagcgcaaaagagggagagagagagagcgcaaaagagagggggagagagcgcaagagagggggagagagcgcaagagagggggggagagagcgcacaaaagagggggagagagagcttaaaagagagggggagagagcgctcaaaagagagggtggagagagagcgcaaaagagaggggggagagtttaaaagagagcgcaaaagagggggggggagagagcaaaagagaagggggagacagagtgcaaaagagggagagagagagcaaaagagggagagagagagcgcaaaagagaagggggagacagagtgcaaaagagggagagagagcgcaaaaaagagggggagagagcacaaaaaagagggggagagagcgcaagggggagacagcaaaaaagagagggggagagagcgcaaaaaagaggggggagagagcgcaacagagtggggggagagagagagctcaaaagagaggggggagagagagctcaaaagagagggggggagagagagtttaaaagagaggggggagagagagtgcacaaaagagggggagagagagtgcaaaagagagggggagagagcgcaaaagagaagggggagagagcgcaaaagaggggaagagagagtgcaaaagaggggaagagagagcaaaagagagggggagagagagagcaaaagagaggggaagagagagcaaaagagagggggggagtgagagcaaaagagagggggagagagagcaaaagaggggggagagagcaagggggggagagagcagatgagggggggaagagagagagcgagcaaaagaggggagagagagcaaaagaggtgggagagagagagcaaaagaggggggagagagagcacaagaggggagagagagagcaaaaaaggggagagagagcaaaagagaggggagagtgcaaaataagggggagagagagaactcaaaggagaggggggagagagagagagcgcaaaagagaggggggagagagagggagcaagggttggaaccgcggtacctaaaaaattggcccgtgtacacgggctttaggactagtaaaagcAATAAAAGGTTAAATAACTGACAATTGTGTTTGCTCCACTCCAGTATTgcaatattatttgtttatttcccACTTTCATATTGGAAAATTAGAGACAACATGCAAACAGGAGGAGTAAATAAATAAAGGATGATCCCTGGCAATTGATAGTACATAAAATGCATTGTTTCAGTTTataacaatattgcactattagtTTTTGCTGTTTTCTCTCTCACGGTATTGTGCTCCTCATTGTTTTCTCTGTAAACAGTATAGtactagaagggggggggggtatccTTGCAAGAATTAAGCATATTTTCTGTTAATTTTTCATATTATAACagtatttgtttttaaactattTAAGGGGACCTAAAactcatggttcagatagactatataaaaaaaattacttctattatcaaatttagtttgttctcttgtatcctttgttgaaaagcagttaggAAGGTGTAGGAGCACACATGTGACTAGAGTAATATATAGTAGCAGTTTTATAACTGTGTTATGCATTTACAAGAACAGGAGATCACAGTAGTTTTTCCTGTCATgaactgctccagaaatgtgcacaatatcaatctagatatctcttcaacaaagaatttgataacataattttttttttttaattgtatgctgtctgaatcatgaaaaatttggctttcatgtccctttaacaaaataacaTGGGATAAAAGGTGACTGGACCACCAAAAGGAGGCATAGAGCCACTAATGTGGAAACCGCTTACCTTACAaaccttaccactaggaggaaccAGAAAGCCTCTCATAAACAAAAGCAGTTGGCTTCACTATGAGTCACAtgcaaactcaggcctagatttggagtttggcggtaaaagggctgttaacgctccgcaggcttttttctggccgcaccataaaattaactctggtattgagagttcaaacaaatgctgcgttaggctccaaaaaaggagcgtagagcatttttaccgcaaatgcaactctcgataccagagttgcttacggacgcggccagcctcaaaaacgtgctcgtgcacgattcccccataggaaacaatgggactgtttgagctgaaaaaaaacctaacacctgcaaaaaagcagcgttcagctcctaacgcagccccattgtttcctatggggaaacacttcctacgtctgcacctaacactctaacatgtaccccgagtctaaacgcccctaaccttacacttattaacccctaatctgccgcccccgctatcgctgacccctgcatattattattaacccctaatctgccgctccgtaaaccgccgcaacctacgttatccctatgtacccctaatctgctgccctaacatcgccgacccctatattatatttattaacccctaatctgcccccctcaacgtcgccgacacctgcctacacttattaacccctaatctgccgagcggacctgagcgctactataataaagttattaacccctaatccgcctcactaaccctatcataaatagtattaacccctaatctgccctccctaacatcgccgacacctaacttcaattattaacccctaatctgacgaccggagctcaccgctattctaataaattgattaacccctaaagctaagtctaaccctaacactaacacccccctaacttaaatataatttacatctaacgaaataaattaactcttattaaataaattattcctatttaaagataaatacttacctgtaaaataaatcctaatatagctacaatataaattataattatattatagctattttaggattaatatttattttacaggcaacttggtatttattttaactaggtacaatagctattaaatagttacctagttaaaataataacaaatttacctgtaaaataaatcctaacctaagatataattaaacctaacactaccctatcaataaaataattaaataaactacctacaattacctacaattaacctaacactacactatcaataaattaattaaacacaattcctacaaataaatacaattaaataaactagctaaagtacaaaaaataaaaaagaactaagttacaaaaaataaaaaaatatttacaaacataagaaaaatattacaacaattttaaactaattacacctactctaagccccctaataaaataacaaagccccccaaaataaaaaattccctaccctattctaaattaaaaaagttacaagctcttttaccttaccagccctgaacagggacctttgcggggcatgccccaagaatttcagctcttttgcctgtaaaagaataaatacaataccccccccccaacattacaacccaccacccacatacccctaatctaacccaaaccccccttaaataaacctaacactaagcccctgaagatcttcctaccttgtcttcaccataccaggttcaccgatccgtcctggctccaacatcttcatccaacccaagcgggggttggcgatccatcatccggtgctgaagaggtccagaagaggctccaaagtcttcctcctatccggcaagaagaggacatccggaccggcaaacatcttctccaagcggcatcttcgatcttcttccatccggtgcggagcgggtccatcttgaagcaggcgacgcggatccatcctcttcttccgttgtctcccgactaatgacggttcctttaagggacgtcatccaagatggcgtccctcgaattccgattggctgatattattctatcagccaatcggaattaaggtaggaattttctgattggctgatggaatcagccaatcagaatcaagttcaatccgattggctgatccaatcagccaatcagattgagctcgcattctattggctgttccgatcagccaatagaatgcgagctcaatctgattggctgattggatcagccaatcggattgaacttgattctgattggctgattccatcagccaatcagaaaattcctaccttaattccgattggctgatagaatcctatcagccaatcggaattcgagggacgccatcttggatgacgtcccttaaaggaaccgtcattagtcgggagacaacggaagaagaggatggatccgcgtcgcctgcttcaagatggacccgctccgcaccggatggaagaagatcgaagatgccgcttggagaagatgtttgccggtccggatgtcctcttcttgccggataggaggaagactttggagcctcttctggacctcttcagcaccggatgatggatcgccaacccccgcttgggttggatgaagatgttggagccaggacggatcggtgaacctggtatggtgaagacaaggtaggaagatcttcaggggcttagtgttaggtttatttaaggggggtttgggttagattaggggtatgtgggtggtgggttgtaatgttgggggggggtattgtatttattcttttacaggcaaaagagctgaaattcttggggcatgccccgcaaagggccctgttcagggctggtaaggtaaaagagcttgtaacttttttaatttagaatagggtagggaattttttattttggggggctttgttattttattagggggcttagagtaggtgtaattagtttaaaattgttgtaatatttttcttatgtttgtaaatatttttttattttttgtaacttagttcttttttattttttgtactttagctagtttatgtaattgtatttatttgtaggaattgtgtttaattaatttattgatagtgtagtgttaggttaattgtaggtaattgtaggtagtttatttaattattttattgatagggtagtgttaggtttaattatatcttaggttaggatttattttacaggtaaatttgttattattttaactaggtaactatttaatagctattgtacctagttaaaataaataccaagttgcctgtaaaataaatattaatcctaaaatagctataatataattataatttatattgtagctatattaggatttattttacaggtaagtatttatctttaaataggaataatttatttaataagagttaatttatttcgttagatgtaaattatatttaaattaggggggtgttagtgttagggttagacttagctttaggggttaatcaatttattagaatagcggtgagctccggtcgtcagattaggggttaataattgaagttaggtgtcggcgatgttagggagggcagattagggggttaatactatttattatagggttagtgaggcgggttaggggttaataactttattatagtagcgctcaggtccgctcggcagattaggggttaataagtgtaggcaggtgtcggcgacgttgaggggggcagattaggggttaataaatataatataggggtcagcggtgttaggggtagcagattaggggtacatagggataacgtaggtggcggcgctttgcggtcggaagattaggggttaattattttaagtagctggcggcgacgttgtggggggcaggttaggggttaataaatgtaatacaggggtcggcggggttaggggcagcagattaggggtacataagtataacgtaggtggcggtcggcagattaggggttaaaaattttaatcgagtggcggcgatgtggggggagctcggtttaggggtacataggtagtttatgggtgttagtgtactttagggtacagtagttaagagctttatgaaccggcgttagccagaaagctcttaactcctgctattttcaggcggctggagttttgtcgttagagctctaacgctcacttcagaaacgactctaaataccggcgttagaaagatcccattgaaaagataggatacgcaaatgacgtagggggatctgcggtatggaaaaatcactgactccaaataccagcgggcggccaaaaccagcgttaggagcctctaacgctggttttgacggctaccgccgaactccaaatctaggcctcaggaaGCAATGTAAGAGAGACACATGAAGGCTGTCACACAActgcaatttatttaatgatgatgGACCAGGACCCCTCTAGGACCAGGAGTGTTTACAGCCAACCTGCCCCAAATgacagacagcatgctcactataAGTAGAAAACCGCtaaacagcatgctcactaagtacacACTGCCAGACAGCACGCTCACTAAGTACACACTGCCAGACAGCACGCTCACTAAGTATATActgccagacagcatgctcactaagtacacACTGCCAGACAGCACGCTCACTAAGTACACACTGCcaagacagcatgctcactaagtatataccgccagacagcatgctcactaagtacacACTGCCAGACCtcatgctcactaagtacaaactgccagacagcatgctcactaagtacacACTGCCAGACCTCATGCTCACTAAGTACACACTGCcaagacagcatgctcactaagtacacactgccagacagcatgctcactaagtacacactgccagacagcatgctcactaagtacacactgccagacagcatgctcactaagtacaaactgccagacagcatgctcactaagtacacactgccagacagcatgctcactaagtacaaactgccagacagcatgctcactaagtacaaactgccagacagcatgctcactaagtacacACTGCcaagacagcatgctcactaagtacacactgccagacagcatgctcactaagtacaaactgccagacagcatgctcactaagtacaaactgccagacagcatgctcactaagtataTACCGCCAGACAGCACGCTCACTAAGTACACACTGCcaagacagcatgctcactaagtataTACCGCCAGACAGCACGCTCACTAAGTACAAActgccagacagcatgctcactaagtacaaactgccagacagcatgctcactaagtacaaactgcaagacagcatgctcactaagtataTACCGCCAGACAGCACGCTCACTAAGTACACACTGCcaagacagcatgctcactaagtataTACCGCCAGACAGCACGCTCACTAAGTACACACTGCCAGACAGCACGCTCACTAAGTACACACTGCCAgacaggaaatgtaaggcaaattgcctggaatgcacataagggttaaggccaagacggaggaggggagtgttgtgttgtgtgtgtgaaacaatgttgcagaaagagaggaggggttccagcttacctttttaagcccagtgcaggaagcacatgtcctctttctgctgtttttctcaaagttttcacatgagacgttcaaggagatctaaagcacctccaaagcgaatcatggaggctggggaggaacctgcagagagagaagttgttgaagacagcgatgaagcagctgagtggatccctccatcgccagaaacggtgggtcgaacccctttacttccctccctttccccttcacTTGATCAATCCTCCGGGGAGGTTGGGGGTAGTGGTGGGGAGATTTCAGATAGGGCCCTACTGGAGGTGCTGGCATTAGTGAGCAATATGGGGGGTAGTGCTGGGCATCCAGATGGCgcgtctgagcccgtcggccatgcggccgggagtgagccctctttTCGGGGGGTTAGTTCTGACATAGGCCCCAATTTAGTTACCACGTCGGGCCCTGCCGGGCCCGTTTCTGGCCTTCGCAGGCCCACATGTCCCCCTAAAGTAGCCGGTAAAGCGGGGGTCCCCGCTAGGCCCGCTATGCGGTCTACAGCCGCTAGCTCCTCTGTCCCCTGCTCTCCGGTCCCCCTGGCTGGGCCTCCCTCCCCTCGCGTGGTCGCGGCGGGCCCTTCTCGGCCTTGTGGCGTTCCGGTCCCCGGCCCCTACGGGCCTTGCTCTTTTGCCCCAATAGTTGGTagttttagtgggagcagttcggccttacctccgacgtcgtctccggtgtctcaggactccatcgcggccgcggtatcccttttccagatgtgggcatcTTCTTTGTCGGGGTCTCCGGgtgcgtcccacgtggtccttggtcctccggcggtggttgcgcaggctcccgcgtcgactgttcctccatcggcggcgacttccggtttgcggtcctccgagggcgggacttccggtgacgtcatttccgatgacgtcactgccggtcccgccatttgtcagcggtcatcgaagcggagcaggtcgagttccccgcgcggcgtccaaggtaagagaggagtgccgcgggggggaacttaTGCTCCGGGGGGCAATTCTGCTGATGCAATGGGGTCTACAGGGGCAGCACTTGTGGGGGTTGATCTTCACGAGGGGGCTAATGGTGAATCAATGGAGGAATTACCTCAGGGGGGGCATTTCTCTGGccaaatgaacccgggggtccctGTTGGAGGCCCCCGTGGGCAGGTTGCAAAGGGTATTACGGCCCGGCAAAGGGCAAAGGCCCCGTCGGGCAGTAatcctcgtcaaggggcaaaggccccattgggcaattataaaggtgtcgcagcacctattgggcacgctaggagtatgcctaagagcgctggcagtaatagtgaggtttctttgggcaaaggcggcgcccgtgcaggcggcgcttttggcgcgcaaattagtgggagtgtaggggctaggcctcaggctccgggcgcatccccggcagcagcgaggaaggtagtaactaggtcttctaccaaacatggttcaccagaacagtttcagagtttagatttagcggttgcatccactagacgtaagaaagccacccctatcactcagaagtcagtacattttagtgaagagatagaggactttacagaagatgagcagggtgtgtatgatgatGTTGCAAGTGGCGAAGACAACCatgatgtgtgtgaggggatgcatgaacggtctgggcacagggggaggggtagagcagaccttccccttcgtggtactcctctctggcaatctcttttgcaggaaagcgacatggctacgtcaggagattcaggcagcgggttggagagaggtgctgagagcggccaggactccatggtgtcagaggatgagcgtccttctacttcgggagtcgtggcgattccaaacaggactggtgtgagagatggtgagtcctcagtttcagtggggttgcggggttttacctcatcctcggatgattctgggtcagaaaatgacaaggaactggggttgcatgggaagggcaataaaagaatgtataagatgcttagatggttaactgatgagaagagatcagaaaaagggggtttgcgtgaccgtcatgactatattgcctctggtaggtccgacagggctgccccacccagacttcgcataagtggggtggggaggcctGTTAATCGGAAGGTGGCACTCCAAGGGGATACTAGATCCTGGTCTTcttatgatctgcacgagcatttgaagactaagacagtacggagaattcaagagggtaaatttgttaacatcttcgagctctcggtggaagccctaaggcagaaagcgagagcggaggatgggacaggccccaagaagtaccagcgcccagatacatttcacgaatggcgccggtgtttcaggatctatgcgtcctgctatttgcaaaaatggccggaccagtgtttagccgtgttgaaatacatggaaaacatggagatcattgctgataattatcgcgatggtgcctggcgggattacgatgaggagttccgcagaaagatggtgggtaatccactgttggatttcgggtgcgtagaaatgcaactctgggcccggctgggtcccgagaaatcaCTAGGTACTGCGGGGGCCCCGGCGGGTGCAACGCAGTTTCGACCCGCAAATAGATTTCGCAGACGCCCAGCTGGGGtttgttggaaattccaggacaagcaatgcacgttgggaaccgcgtgttcctttcggcacgcttgtcgcatctgcgggggatttcaccctgccgcggactgcgttaaaaaaggggagagacaggacaggactgggccaagaggccctgctgtcgctaagagcggacaccccgctgaaggtggccgcaattagtaaGTGGCTCACGCTATACCCCGATAGGGTAAcggcggccttgttggagtcagggctccgggaaggttttgttatccccgtacaaggtccggtttcgggtgcggcttctcgcaggaacctgaaatctgcctccctTTTCCCGGAGGTattgaaggagaaattgggtaaggaagtttcactgggtagaatggctggcccgtttagggaaaaacctatgccgggattggttatctcgcctctaggggtcGTGCCCAAGAAAGACCCAGGAaagtttaggatgatacaacatctctcatacccaaagggaaagtcagtcaatgacgccattcctcaggacttaagtaccgtatattaccagtcatttgatgatgccttgcaagtagtacgcagatcgggtcatggggctttactggccaagcttgacatcgagtctgctttcagactcttgccgattcaccccgcatcattttacttaatgggttgttttttcaacggacactattatgttgaccgttgtttgcccatggggtgttccatttcctgcgcctattttgaggcgtttagttccttcttgcattgggccgtggcggaagtgacaggagaggataggattgctcactacttggacgactttctcctggtcggcagacaggggtctagggaatgtgagctgctcctttacgccatgcggctgttgatggagaaatttggagtccccttagcagaagacaaatcggagggcccttgcacttgtctaaccttcctgggtatcgaaattgattcggtagcccaggaatgtaggcttccggttgataaggtacagaagatgttgtcagcagtcaggagcctcgcagcggcgcagttttgcacgctgaaagagctccaatcggttttgggtctgctcaactttgcagggagggtcatcccgatggggaggattttcctgaaaagaatggagcgcttgttgccgggagttacttcccctaaggccaaactaatggttaatagtgacatgagggaagacctccgtgtctgggatctgttcctcagggatttcaatgggatctgtatttggagaaccccccagactccggcgcgagaactgcacctctttactgatgctgctgggggttttggatacggcgcctatctcaatggcgagtggagcgccgaaccttggccggcagagtgggcggccaggggcctgaccaggaacctgtgccttctagagcttttccccattctggtggcgttggagatctggggggacaagctcgagaaccgctccgtcattttttggacggacaatttgagcgtggtttACGCCATTAACGGTCTCTCTTCGTCCTCACCACCAGTAATTCGATATCTgagaattctggttttgagatgcctcaagcggaacattgagtttcgggctaggcatgtcccaggagttaaaaacgttattgctgatgcactatctcgctttcaatgggaaaattttaggaaatgtgctcctgaggctgccactcatggctttccctgtcccccttttctttggcaggtggctttggatggcagtccctgattccggtgcttaaggcgtccctggcaccttccacttggaagtcctatataaggtactgggaagaatgggtattcttctgcgatgtccaaggatttccttcttgtgctggtgagcaggactggctattgcgctggctcgcggagcttagggctaagttagctaagaaaggggcggtatccgcgcggttggcggcggtgtcctttttctgtaaactattcacgctgacggactcttccaaaacgtttttgattcgtcaaatactgaggggttggggaaggtcggaagtgcggcgtccagacgttagggaacccataacggcggacaggttggtcctcctgcttcgtgttttaccggaggtatgttcctcagactacgaggtgcggcttttttcagcggcgttcgccatggcgtttcatggtgctctccgagtgggggaattggtcccccagtctaagttggcgaaagtgggtggcgtcctggcggagcacgtcaggtttacggataatggggtattacttttcatccctcgatcgaaagtcgatcaagatggtaggggggcctggctgtcgctacccgcgcatgcgggttccgcctgctgccctagtgcactgttgaagaccttctcggacaggcgtccagtgggtgcggttagatttttaattcatcaggatggtacccccctgacgaggtttcaatttcggaaggttttggggtgggcggctaaaaaagtgggcttgaatcccaatactatagctcctcactcctttagggttggagctgctacgacggcggcgactttaggctggtcggctgaccgcataatggcgcttgggaggtggaagtctaagaggtatcagatttacgttaggccacttatatcccaatgttaatatttgctggttgataatgttgcacactgcgttgccattatatgccctaactcttgtttctattgcagggcctagaagtgggccacttcgtgcctggatcgttgggcactcgttcgtacactgggcgg
This genomic window contains:
- the LOC128662557 gene encoding uncharacterized protein LOC128662557, producing the protein MSSFCCFSQSFHMRRSRRSKAPPKRIMEAGEEPAEREVVEDSDEAAEWIPPSPETVGRTPLLPSLSPSLDQSSGEVGGSGGEISDRALLEVLALVSNMGGSAGHPDGASEPVGHAAGSEPSFRGVSSDIGPNLVTTSGPAGPVSGLRRPTCPPKVAGKAGVPARPAMRSTAASSSVPCSPVPLAGPPSPRVVAAGPSRPCGVPVPGPYGPCSFAPIVGSFSGSSSALPPTSSPVSQDSIAAAVSLFQMWASSLSGSPGASHVVLGPPAVVAQAPASTVPPSAATSGLRSSEGGTSGDVISDDVTAGPAICQRSSKRSRSSSPRGVQGKRGVPRGGTYAPGGNSADAMGSTGAALVGVDLHEGANGESMEELPQGGHFSGQMNPGVPVGGPRGQVAKGITARQRAKAPSGSNPRQGAKAPLGNYKGVAAPIGHARSMPKSAGSNSEVSLGKGGARAGGAFGAQISGSVGARPQAPGASPAAARKVVTRSSTKHGSPEQFQSLDLAVASTRRKKATPITQKSVHFSEEIEDFTEDEQGVYDDVASGEDNHDVCEGMHERSGHRGRGRADLPLRGTPLWQSLLQESDMATSGDSGSGLERGAESGQDSMVSEDERPSTSGVVAIPNRTGVRDGPRSGPLRAWIVGHSFVHWAAIRAASQPGGQQLGFSFSRVVVRWLGRRGLCWADLPGLLQSAMRRWEKPHVLIIHLGGNDLGSIPGRDLSAVIQSDLRTFKAWLPGVRMGWSNIIPRLTWRHMANHRAAFQVRKKLNRDVRKLMCELGGFVVEHKFITAADRSLYRGDGVHLTDHGMDLFIEDIRQSLLLFV